One window of the Chlamydiifrater phoenicopteri genome contains the following:
- the pgp3 gene encoding virulence factor Pgp3, translating to MGDSGFKLSESQNVVFADNIMVGQMKKPLSKNQIILGQDALDQRTTSGPIAAKLIDGAGIKINFPQQNEGDLSFDINAETIKDDVIDKIGDKLTDSISNSLVDKVIGELESNPNFAIKKAFKTYSFSDIVLCDGLFSSSNIKTDSCGTEVCKITITPENVNSAFLVFTNIIASRREGTIVLSLTRSGDDFPKSFGFGYSNGNPNCCQLNTVIYSERKNPITLSLRVGGMDSGPVIINGMSNGDKILGTSVSSTISILEVTPQNNG from the coding sequence ATGGGTGATTCTGGTTTTAAATTAAGCGAAAGTCAAAATGTAGTTTTTGCAGATAATATTATGGTTGGTCAGATGAAAAAACCTCTGTCCAAAAACCAAATTATTTTGGGACAAGATGCACTAGATCAGCGAACAACATCTGGCCCAATAGCAGCTAAATTGATAGATGGTGCTGGCATCAAAATCAACTTTCCTCAACAAAACGAAGGAGACCTGTCTTTTGATATAAATGCCGAAACTATAAAAGATGATGTTATAGATAAAATAGGAGATAAATTAACTGATTCTATATCGAATTCTTTAGTTGATAAGGTTATAGGAGAATTAGAATCTAATCCGAACTTTGCTATTAAAAAAGCTTTTAAAACCTACTCTTTTTCTGACATAGTTTTATGTGATGGTCTATTTTCTTCCTCTAATATAAAAACAGATTCTTGTGGTACAGAGGTATGTAAAATAACCATAACTCCCGAGAACGTAAACTCAGCATTTCTTGTTTTCACAAACATCATAGCTTCTAGAAGAGAGGGGACTATAGTTTTATCCTTAACTAGGAGTGGAGACGATTTTCCAAAATCTTTTGGGTTTGGATACTCCAATGGAAATCCAAACTGTTGTCAGTTGAATACGGTTATTTATTCAGAGAGAAAAAATCCAATCACACTAAGTTTAAGGGTCGGCGGAATGGACAGCGGTCCTGTTATAATAAACGGTATGTCTAACGGAGATAAAATCCTTGGAACTAGTGTTTCTTCTACGATCTCTATTTTAGAGGTTACTCCTCAGAACAACGGATAA
- a CDS encoding virulence factor — translation MVKNQVIKSSLHLENQKFGRKPILLDKEQLDMFSSIVTESKIEVIGLDLQPSHYHALAAIQKLLTATNYNGNMQSNYLSRETNSFKFEGKVPRIKFSRSEYLEAYGVKKYKTSRNKKEFGGKEALIALQALQHLGSQPHLIIATRKRWEKGVEVVDRYQTFSPIIRIFEGWEGLTLKENEYLEEGNFLNFITTKHRGFIVEPCPILIDQIDSYFILKPANIYQEIKLKFPNASKFTYTFIDWIVSSATRKRISCGKNYDWPEKIEISSENLSYVLRMNRYIASRNWKRIDYSIKRCVDIAIELEWLNKHETLEGKTVSKKEVFYINKEKFHRISKNNHISF, via the coding sequence ATGGTGAAAAACCAAGTTATAAAAAGCTCTCTTCATCTTGAAAACCAAAAGTTCGGAAGAAAACCGATTCTTCTAGATAAAGAACAATTGGATATGTTTTCTTCCATCGTAACAGAATCTAAGATAGAAGTTATAGGGCTAGACCTACAGCCATCCCATTATCACGCTCTTGCAGCCATCCAAAAACTATTAACAGCGACAAATTACAATGGGAATATGCAAAGCAATTACTTGTCCAGGGAAACAAATAGCTTTAAATTTGAAGGAAAAGTTCCGAGGATAAAGTTTTCTAGATCTGAGTATCTAGAAGCATATGGAGTGAAAAAGTATAAAACATCTAGAAATAAGAAAGAGTTTGGTGGCAAGGAAGCTCTGATAGCTTTACAAGCCTTGCAGCATCTGGGTTCTCAACCCCACCTAATCATAGCAACCAGAAAAAGATGGGAGAAGGGCGTAGAAGTTGTTGATCGGTACCAAACTTTTTCTCCAATAATCAGGATTTTTGAAGGATGGGAGGGTTTGACCTTAAAGGAAAATGAATATTTAGAAGAAGGAAATTTCCTTAATTTCATAACGACCAAACATAGGGGTTTCATAGTAGAACCTTGCCCTATTCTGATAGATCAAATCGACTCATATTTCATATTGAAACCAGCAAACATTTATCAAGAAATAAAATTAAAATTCCCTAATGCATCAAAATTTACATATACATTTATAGATTGGATTGTTAGTTCTGCAACTAGAAAAAGAATTAGTTGTGGTAAAAATTATGACTGGCCTGAAAAGATAGAGATAAGTTCTGAAAATTTATCTTACGTGTTGAGAATGAATAGATATATAGCTTCCAGAAATTGGAAAAGAATTGATTACTCTATAAAAAGATGTGTGGATATAGCAATAGAACTTGAATGGCTAAACAAGCATGAAACTTTGGAAGGAAAAACCGTTTCTAAGAAGGAAGTATTTTATATAAACAAAGAAAAATTTCATAGAATTTCTAAAAACAACCACATTTCTTTTTAA
- a CDS encoding virulence factor, whose translation MHKDNSFQGSFVKIIREVGKDFPELKLKTKISKHSVKILNSPMELYSKSISAILRLTEEIQNSLDYFPDSPLLEQLESNNAKMKKALIMLAFARKEMFS comes from the coding sequence ATGCACAAAGATAACAGTTTTCAAGGAAGTTTTGTAAAGATAATAAGAGAAGTCGGAAAAGATTTTCCAGAACTCAAGCTAAAAACGAAAATATCCAAGCACAGTGTGAAAATATTGAATTCCCCCATGGAATTATACTCGAAAAGCATATCGGCTATACTAAGATTAACAGAAGAAATTCAGAACTCTCTGGATTATTTTCCAGATTCTCCTTTATTAGAACAATTGGAAAGTAATAACGCTAAAATGAAGAAAGCTTTGATAATGCTCGCCTTTGCTAGGAAGGAAATGTTTTCTTAA